The window GGGAGGCAACGTGCGCCTGCCCCTGCGCGCCTGGATTTCCGCCAACCTCAATTACGGCTCCGGTTTTCTCGACGGCAATGGCCCCTTCCACCTGCCGCCGCATACGACCTTCGATCTGGCGGCCGGCAAGAGCTTCGGCGAGAGCTGGACGGTGCATGCAAGCGCCTTGAACCTGAACAACAACCACTACCTGCTCGATAACAGCAACACCTTCGGCGGGACGCACTTCGTCAATCCTCGCGAGGTGGTGGTGGAACTCCGCTATCGATTCAAGTATTAGGCGTCGCCTTAATCCCGCCTCTTGCTTCCGCCCAGTATCCATGCGGTAAATTACTGAGTTGCTCGCCTGTGTAGCGCAACTATCTGCGGGCCGCGACATCTATATGGAAAGAGCAGCTCTGCTTATGAAAATGAATAAACGCAGCCTGATTTGGCTGATTATCTTTCTTGTTCTTGCCGTTTGCGGAACGATTGCGCTTCGCGCGCAGACCAGCGGCGAAGTTCTACGTCCGCCCAAGGGCGCCAAGGTTGCGATCGTGGTCTTCGAAGATCTGGAATGTCCGGATTGCGCCCGCGCCGCGCCCCTGGTGATCGAGGCGGGCAAGACCTACAAGATTCCTGTCGTACGCTACGATTTCCCTTTGCCGCAGCACCTCTGGGCGTTTGACGCTGCCGTGATGGCCCGCTATTTCAGCAGCAAGTCGCCTGCGCTGGGGTTGGAATTCCGCGAGTACATCTTCCAGCATCAGCCCGTGATCACCAGCGCCAATACTTCCGACGAGAGTGGCCAGAAGCAGCGCCTGCGGGCCGCGGCGGAACAGTTTGCCAAGGAACACAAAACCACGCTGCCCTTCGTCGTCGATCCGCAAAACAAGTTCGCCGCCGCCGTTCGCGCCGACCGCGAACTCGGCGTGCACATTGGCATCGAGCACACACCTACCCTCTACGTGGTCAACAACAGCCGCACCGGCCGCCCATTTATCGAGGTGGTGGACCGCTCCCAGCTTTTCCAGTTGATCGACCAGATGAAGAGCGAGGCGGGCACGTAGGCGAGAGTTTTTTCAATTTGCCGCCGGCGGGGCACTGGGACCTACGTCTTTGCGATTCAGGATTGAGATCCTCTGTGTCCCTCTGGGGGCTAGAGAAGGTTCCACTAGCCGCGACACAGGCTTTCGATCTTCTGCAACACCTGCGGGGCCGTCGTCGGCTTGTGCAGCACGCAGGACGCTCCTGCGCCGATCGCATCCTCCGCCAACATGCTCGACATATTCCCCGTCATCAGAATGAACTTCGCCGTCGACCATTTCCGCGCTGCGCGGATCAGTTCCACGCCCGTCATAAGCGGCATATGGTAATCGGTGAGGACGCAGTCGCAGCCCGCCGCGATTGCTTCCAAGGCGGAGGTTGCGTCGCTGCAACACTCCACGCTGTATCCCGAGGCGGTGAGGATTGCACCCCAGATTTCCAGGATCGAAGGCTCGTCATCGACCACGACCACGCGCGGGCGCTTCCCGATCGCGTTGACCGGCTGCTTCGCGACACAGCATCCGTAACTGGCAAGCTGAGGTGAACTCATGGAAACTTGGCAGGTTGCGAATGGTAGTAGTATCACTATTGCAAGAACGATGTCAACAGAATTCCTGCTGCCCGTATCTTCCGACTTGCAAAGGGTTGTCAAAGCTAGTAGTTATATGACTATGGCTTCCGCACCCAATCTCGGCGATTCCGGCAAGGGCAGTAGTTCTCGGGAGCGAATTCTGCATGCCGCCAAGCAACTGTTTTCCTCGCGCGGTTACGAAAATACCAGCACAGTTGCCATTGCCCGGCTCGCTGGAACCAGCGAATCGCAGCTCATGAAACACTTCGGCAGCAAGGAAGGATTACTGGAGGCCATCTTCGACGACGGTTGGACCACCCTGGCCTCGGCGGTAAAGCAGATCGAGGGAATTGCCTCGCCGGTCAAGAAACTTAACATGCTGGTCGAAATAATGTTGGCCGCCATGGAGCGCGACCCCGAACTGAAGCTGCTCATCCTGCTGGAAGGCCGCCGCATCCGCAAGGAAGGCCAGATGGTGCTCATCACCCAGGGCTTCCTGCATTTTGTTCATGTCATTGACAGCATCTTGGCCGAGATGCGCGCCGCCCACCAGTTGCGTCCTGACATCAACGCCGATGCGCTCCGCTCCGCCCTGATGGGAATGTTCGAAGGACTGATGCGCGATCAGCTCCTGGCGAAGAAAATGGGTTTCCCCTCCACCTTTACCGCCGCCGACATGAGCAAGATCTTCAACACGCTGCTGCCTGCGCTGGCGTCGCCGAAATAGCCGCTACTTCGATTTCGCTTCCTGTCCTGCCGATTTCGTCTGGTCGAGTGCCGCACGTAATCCCTTTGCCAGGGTCAGGGCGG is drawn from Terriglobales bacterium and contains these coding sequences:
- a CDS encoding thioredoxin domain-containing protein codes for the protein MKMNKRSLIWLIIFLVLAVCGTIALRAQTSGEVLRPPKGAKVAIVVFEDLECPDCARAAPLVIEAGKTYKIPVVRYDFPLPQHLWAFDAAVMARYFSSKSPALGLEFREYIFQHQPVITSANTSDESGQKQRLRAAAEQFAKEHKTTLPFVVDPQNKFAAAVRADRELGVHIGIEHTPTLYVVNNSRTGRPFIEVVDRSQLFQLIDQMKSEAGT
- a CDS encoding response regulator, encoding MSSPQLASYGCCVAKQPVNAIGKRPRVVVVDDEPSILEIWGAILTASGYSVECCSDATSALEAIAAGCDCVLTDYHMPLMTGVELIRAARKWSTAKFILMTGNMSSMLAEDAIGAGASCVLHKPTTAPQVLQKIESLCRG
- a CDS encoding TetR/AcrR family transcriptional regulator is translated as MASAPNLGDSGKGSSSRERILHAAKQLFSSRGYENTSTVAIARLAGTSESQLMKHFGSKEGLLEAIFDDGWTTLASAVKQIEGIASPVKKLNMLVEIMLAAMERDPELKLLILLEGRRIRKEGQMVLITQGFLHFVHVIDSILAEMRAAHQLRPDINADALRSALMGMFEGLMRDQLLAKKMGFPSTFTAADMSKIFNTLLPALASPK